From a single Gadus morhua chromosome 3, gadMor3.0, whole genome shotgun sequence genomic region:
- the LOC115539813 gene encoding uncharacterized protein LOC115539813 isoform X1, which yields MTPSHQLVLQASDAAAAFTAARAQKPEEVEKEARARVVSGGGDPGNPMLVLGCHSIQLGKYWGQTFRWLLENDAGYACHVVASHQRERETSASDSPLMANKDSLARYSCAHPAFAEHLKFRRAQEEARARATLPGRGGEALVGIGLFKEDTLKDLYDSKEKERHK from the coding sequence ATGACGCCGTCGCATCAGTTGGTCCTGCAGGCCTCTGATGCGGCGGCGGCCTTCACCGCCGCCAGGGCCCAGAagccggaggaggtggagaaggaggcccgaGCCCGCGTCGTCTCCGGGGGCGGTGACCCCGGGAACCCCATGCTGGTGCTGGGCTGCCACAGCATCCAGCTTGGGAAGTACTGGGGTCAGACCTTCAGATGGCTCCTGGAGAACGACGCGGGCTACGCCTGCCACGTGGTCGCCAGTCAccagcgggagagggagacgagtgCCTCGGACAGCCCGCTCATGGCCAACAAGGACAGCCTCGCCCGCTACTCCTGCGCCCACCCCGCTTTTGCGGAGCACCTCAAGTTCCGCCGGGCGCAGGAGGAGGCCCGGGCTCGCGCCACTCTGCCCGGGCGGGGGGGCGAGGCGCTTGTTGGCATCGGGCTGTTCAAGGAGGACACCCTGAAGGACCTGTACGACTCCAAGGAGAAGGAGCGTCACAAGTAA
- the LOC115539813 gene encoding atherin-like isoform X2, with the protein MLLCVSTLGLLSCSYVKWLRRKTPQPGSSMDVAKKYILGRDKERSAEAAATPPPPGSSSTSSGLSTTTRKAAASTVLPPRKPTAPNFSALLRGRPMGPGELQARIRRLMTPPARPAAPAVSSVRDQRPSVPPPPTPEVTDEELVRTVTDGEMADA; encoded by the exons ATGTTGCTATGCGTGTCAACTCTTGGATTGTTGTCTTGCAGCTACGTCAAGTGGCTACGGCGGAAGACCCCGCAGCCTGGGAGCTCCATGGACGTCGCCAAAAAGTACATTCTGGGCCGAGACAAGGAGCGGTCGGCGGAGGCGGCTGCTACACCCCCTCCgcccggcagcagcagcaccagcagcggcctcagcaccaccaccaggaaGGCCGCTGCTTCCACCGTGCTGCCGCCCCGCAAGCCGACCGCTCCCAATTTCTCGGCCCTTTTGCGCGGGCGTCCGATGGGCCCAGGGGAGCTGCAGGCCCGGATCAGGAGACTGATGACCCCACCAGCACGGCCTGCAGCTCCAG cgGTGTCTTCCGTCAGAGACCAGCGCCCCTCGGTTCCGCCGCCCCCCACCCCAGAGGTGACGGACGAGGAGCTGGTCCGGACGGTCACTGACGGAGAAATGG CTGATGCTTGA